A genomic window from Methylorubrum extorquens includes:
- the cobD gene encoding threonine-phosphate decarboxylase CobD, with amino-acid sequence MEGRGVLTDGIAHGGDLDAARRLFPGAPEPWIDLSTGINPVPYPLPPFEASALHRLPSPADLARLKSAASAAYGAPGPDHVVAAPGTQILIETLPRLLPPSCVAVVGPTYAEHAAAWTRSGHTVRSVGDPREAEGADVVVAVSPNNPDGRVFSAEALARVAGGGLVVLDQAFADLEPVEAARPGPGLVVLRSFGKTYGLAGLRLGFALAEPALARRIESALGPWAVSGPAIAAGCAALPDAAWRRVATADRAKDAGRLDRMIERAGGRIVGGTALFRTADFPDGPGLSRKLGEAGIYVRRFPEAPERLRFGLPPDKAAWCRLSRVLR; translated from the coding sequence ATGGAAGGGCGCGGGGTGCTGACGGACGGTATTGCGCATGGCGGCGATCTCGACGCGGCCCGCCGGCTGTTTCCGGGCGCGCCCGAGCCGTGGATCGACCTTTCGACCGGTATCAACCCGGTGCCCTATCCGCTGCCGCCGTTTGAAGCCAGTGCCCTTCACCGCCTGCCCTCCCCCGCCGACCTGGCCCGGCTCAAATCCGCGGCGTCGGCGGCCTACGGCGCGCCGGGGCCGGACCATGTCGTTGCCGCGCCCGGCACGCAGATCCTGATCGAGACCCTGCCGCGGCTCCTGCCGCCGTCTTGCGTCGCGGTGGTCGGCCCGACCTATGCCGAGCACGCCGCCGCCTGGACCCGCTCCGGCCATACGGTGCGCAGCGTGGGCGATCCGCGCGAGGCCGAGGGCGCCGATGTCGTGGTGGCGGTCAGCCCCAACAATCCCGACGGGCGCGTGTTCTCGGCCGAGGCGTTGGCGCGCGTCGCCGGGGGAGGCCTCGTCGTGCTCGATCAGGCCTTCGCCGACCTGGAGCCCGTGGAGGCCGCGCGGCCGGGGCCCGGCCTCGTGGTCCTGCGTTCGTTCGGCAAGACCTACGGGCTCGCGGGCCTTCGGCTCGGCTTCGCTCTCGCCGAGCCGGCGCTGGCGCGGCGCATCGAATCCGCCCTCGGTCCCTGGGCGGTCTCGGGCCCCGCCATTGCCGCGGGCTGCGCGGCGCTGCCGGATGCCGCGTGGCGCCGCGTGGCCACCGCCGATCGGGCGAAGGACGCGGGCCGCCTCGACCGGATGATCGAACGGGCCGGCGGACGGATCGTCGGCGGGACGGCCCTGTTCCGCACGGCGGATTTCCCGGACGGGCCCGGCCTGTCCCGGAAACTCGGTGAGGCCGGGATCTACGTGCGGCGCTTCCCCGAGGCGCCGGAGCGGCTGCGCTTCGGCCTGCCCCCGGACAAGGCGGCATGGTGCCGCCTCTCGCGGGTGCTCAGGTAG
- the cbiB gene encoding adenosylcobinamide-phosphate synthase CbiB — protein MSWIALTHPPDTLGILAIALLIEAVAGYPDRLYRALGHPVTWIGRLIAALERGLNRGAPRTRRLGGILALAMLLVTVAALALGLTALAALTGHGFGLVILAVLAASLPAQRSLFVHVRRVSAALRTEGLAGGRTAVSMIVGRNPESLDEAAVCRAAIESLAENFSDGIVAPAFWIGAGGLTGGALYKAINTADSMVGHRTPRYEAFGWASARLDDLVNLPASRLTGLLLIAAAALSRDVSAAGAWRAIRRDAGRHRSPNAGWPEAAMAGALGLRLAGPRIYGDTRVEDAWMGDGRAEANADDIVRALKLYRTACALQFTLVAAVTGIWLTFGR, from the coding sequence ATGTCCTGGATCGCCCTGACCCATCCGCCCGACACCCTCGGCATCCTGGCCATCGCCCTGCTGATCGAGGCCGTGGCGGGCTATCCGGACCGCCTCTACAGGGCGCTCGGCCATCCTGTCACCTGGATCGGCCGGCTGATCGCCGCGCTCGAACGTGGGCTCAACCGGGGCGCGCCGCGGACACGCCGGCTCGGCGGCATCCTGGCGCTCGCCATGCTGCTCGTCACGGTGGCCGCCCTCGCCCTCGGACTGACGGCGCTCGCCGCGCTCACGGGCCACGGGTTCGGCCTGGTGATCCTCGCTGTTCTCGCCGCGAGCCTGCCGGCGCAGCGCAGCCTGTTCGTCCATGTCCGGCGCGTCTCCGCCGCCCTGCGGACCGAAGGGCTCGCCGGGGGTCGTACCGCCGTGTCGATGATCGTCGGCCGAAACCCCGAGAGCCTGGACGAAGCCGCCGTGTGCCGAGCCGCGATCGAGAGCTTGGCGGAGAACTTTTCCGACGGCATCGTCGCGCCGGCCTTCTGGATCGGCGCGGGCGGACTCACCGGCGGCGCGCTCTACAAGGCGATCAACACTGCCGACAGCATGGTCGGCCACCGCACGCCCCGCTACGAGGCATTCGGCTGGGCCTCCGCCCGCCTCGACGACCTCGTGAACCTGCCGGCTTCGCGACTCACCGGGCTCCTGCTGATCGCAGCAGCGGCGCTGAGCCGGGATGTCTCCGCGGCGGGCGCGTGGCGGGCGATCCGCCGCGACGCGGGCCGCCATCGCTCGCCCAATGCCGGCTGGCCCGAAGCGGCCATGGCCGGCGCGCTGGGCCTACGGCTCGCGGGCCCACGCATCTACGGCGACACCCGCGTCGAGGATGCCTGGATGGGCGACGGGCGGGCCGAGGCCAACGCCGACGACATCGTGCGTGCGTTGAAGCTCTACCGCACGGCTTGCGCGCTGCAGTTCACGCTGGTGGCGGCCGTGACTGGCATCTGGCTCACCTTCGGCCGGTAA
- a CDS encoding cobyric acid synthase, with protein sequence MTRALMIQGTGSDVGKSLLVAGLARAFTRRGLTVRPFKPQNMSNNAAVTADGGEIGRAQALQARAARVAPSVHMNPVLLKPQSEVGAQVVVQGRMIGTAKAREYQAWKPRLMASVLDSFERLRAEADIVLVEGAGSPAEVNLRQGDIANMGFARATGTPVVLVGDIDRGGVIASLVGTQAVLEPDDAAMIRGFIVNRFRGDPTLFADGMALIAARTGWSPFGLVPFFPDAARLPPEDAVALDAPQARRDGAVPLIAVLRFPHIANFDDLDPLRQEPGVAVTFVPPGAPVPAEADLIVLPGSKTTIDDLECLRAEGWDIDIRAHLRRGRRVLGLCGGYQMLGRSIADPQGIEGAPRDLPGLGLLDVETVMTDAKRLVAASGTTLADGEPFSGYEMHVGDTTGPDTARPLLRFADGRADGAVSPDGLVTGTYVHGLFADDRQRAAWLARLGAAPGLTRYEAGIETVLDRFADHLEAHLDCDGLLRLA encoded by the coding sequence ATGACCCGCGCCCTGATGATCCAGGGGACCGGGTCCGATGTCGGTAAGTCGCTGCTGGTGGCCGGCCTTGCCCGCGCCTTCACCCGGCGCGGGCTTACGGTGCGCCCGTTCAAGCCGCAGAACATGTCGAACAACGCCGCCGTTACCGCCGATGGCGGCGAGATCGGCCGGGCTCAGGCGCTCCAGGCCCGCGCCGCGCGGGTCGCGCCATCCGTCCACATGAACCCGGTGCTCCTGAAGCCGCAGAGCGAGGTCGGCGCGCAGGTGGTGGTGCAGGGCCGCATGATCGGCACCGCCAAGGCGCGGGAGTACCAAGCCTGGAAGCCGCGGCTGATGGCCTCCGTGCTCGACAGCTTCGAGCGGCTGCGCGCTGAGGCCGACATCGTGCTCGTGGAGGGCGCGGGCTCGCCGGCTGAGGTGAACCTGCGACAGGGCGACATCGCCAATATGGGTTTCGCCCGGGCGACCGGGACGCCGGTGGTGCTCGTCGGCGACATCGATCGCGGCGGCGTCATCGCCAGCCTTGTCGGCACGCAGGCGGTGCTGGAGCCCGACGATGCGGCGATGATCCGCGGCTTCATCGTCAACCGCTTTCGCGGCGACCCGACGCTGTTTGCCGACGGCATGGCCCTGATCGCCGCGCGCACCGGCTGGTCGCCGTTCGGCCTCGTGCCGTTCTTTCCCGACGCCGCCCGCCTGCCGCCGGAGGACGCGGTGGCGCTCGATGCCCCGCAGGCGCGCCGTGACGGTGCCGTGCCGTTGATCGCGGTGCTGCGCTTTCCTCACATCGCCAACTTCGACGACCTCGACCCGCTGCGGCAGGAGCCCGGCGTCGCGGTGACCTTCGTGCCGCCCGGTGCACCCGTCCCGGCGGAGGCGGACCTGATCGTCCTGCCGGGTTCGAAGACCACGATCGACGATCTCGAATGTCTGCGCGCAGAAGGATGGGACATCGATATCCGCGCCCATCTGCGCCGCGGTCGTCGCGTGCTCGGGCTGTGCGGCGGCTACCAGATGCTTGGCCGCTCCATCGCCGACCCGCAGGGGATCGAGGGGGCGCCGCGCGACCTGCCGGGCCTCGGCCTCCTCGACGTCGAGACGGTGATGACGGACGCGAAGCGCCTCGTCGCCGCCAGCGGCACGACGCTCGCCGATGGCGAGCCGTTCTCCGGCTACGAGATGCATGTCGGCGACACGACCGGGCCGGACACCGCCCGGCCCCTGCTGCGCTTCGCCGACGGCCGGGCCGATGGGGCCGTCTCACCCGACGGGCTCGTGACCGGCACATATGTCCACGGCCTGTTCGCCGACGACCGCCAGCGCGCCGCCTGGCTCGCCCGGCTTGGCGCTGCGCCGGGCCTCACCCGTTACGAGGCCGGCATCGAAACGGTGCTCGACCGCTTCGCCGACCACCTCGAAGCGCATCTCGATTGCGATGGGCTGCTGCGCTTGGCGTGA
- a CDS encoding cobalt-precorrin-6A reductase: MSGAADQGSPARHPTPNPDAPPLRILVLGGTTEASALVARLAREPDVSVTLSLAGRTAAPRPEPVPTRIGGFGGGEGLARWLSKNGIAAVIDATHPFAARISANAAEACRAVAVPLLALRRPAWEREPGDDWIAAANVPACLDALGAAPRTVFLTIGRQELAAFARAPQHAYVVRTIEPVGDALPVPNLVTVSARGPFALDDEIRFMREARIEVLVTKNSGGAATYPKIEAARRLGLPVVIVARPALPDVPAVPDAAGVLPWLEARLAARGLS; this comes from the coding sequence ATGTCCGGAGCCGCCGACCAGGGTTCTCCCGCGCGCCATCCCACGCCGAATCCCGATGCGCCGCCCCTGCGCATCCTCGTGCTTGGCGGCACCACCGAGGCCAGCGCGCTCGTCGCCCGGCTGGCGCGTGAGCCGGATGTCTCGGTGACACTGTCGCTGGCCGGACGTACCGCTGCGCCGCGGCCCGAACCGGTGCCGACCCGCATCGGCGGGTTCGGCGGCGGCGAAGGGCTGGCGCGGTGGCTTTCCAAGAACGGCATCGCGGCGGTGATCGACGCGACCCACCCCTTCGCCGCGCGGATCTCGGCCAATGCGGCCGAAGCGTGCAGGGCTGTCGCGGTGCCGCTGCTCGCTTTGCGTCGCCCGGCCTGGGAGCGCGAGCCCGGTGACGACTGGATCGCAGCCGCGAACGTCCCGGCCTGTCTCGATGCGCTCGGGGCCGCACCGAGAACGGTGTTCCTCACCATCGGCCGACAGGAGTTGGCGGCCTTCGCCCGCGCGCCGCAGCACGCTTACGTCGTGCGCACCATCGAGCCCGTCGGCGACGCGCTGCCGGTGCCGAACCTCGTCACCGTCAGCGCCCGCGGCCCCTTCGCGCTCGATGACGAGATCCGCTTCATGCGCGAGGCGCGCATCGAGGTGCTGGTGACGAAGAATTCCGGCGGCGCGGCGACCTATCCGAAGATCGAGGCCGCGCGCCGGCTGGGCTTGCCCGTGGTGATCGTCGCCCGCCCTGCCCTTCCGGATGTGCCGGCCGTGCCCGATGCCGCGGGCGTGCTGCCCTGGCTCGAGGCGCGGCTCGCCGCGCGCGGACTGTCCTAA
- a CDS encoding DNA polymerase IV — MRPFCRDCLTMQAEGALRCRGCGSPRLLAHAARDALSIAHVDCDAFYAAIEKRDDPSLRDKPLIIGGGKRGVVSTACYLARISGVRSAMPMFEALKRCPDATVLRPDMEKYARVGREVRAMMLALTPLVEPVSIDEAFLDLSGTERLHGTSPAVTLARFAARVEAEVGITVSVGLSANKFLAKIASDLDKPRGFSIIAGEDAATFLADKPVGILPGIGESARNRLASLNIHRVGDIARADPVRLQASLGRDALRLIDLAAGRDRRPVRPTREAKSVSSETTFSTDLTRFEDLRPILWQLCEKVSARLKRAELAAGSVTLKLKDARFRLRTRTRSGLKPTQLADRLFREGEPMLWAACDGTAFRLIGIGGGDLCGAIHADRGDLADQGIERVARREAALDRLREKFGNAAIQRGLVFTGEPERRRG; from the coding sequence GTGAGACCCTTCTGCCGCGATTGCCTGACGATGCAAGCCGAGGGCGCCCTGCGCTGCCGCGGATGCGGCTCGCCGCGCCTTCTCGCGCACGCGGCCCGCGACGCGTTGAGCATCGCCCACGTCGATTGCGACGCCTTCTACGCGGCGATCGAGAAACGCGACGACCCTTCCTTGCGCGACAAGCCGCTCATCATCGGCGGCGGCAAGCGCGGCGTCGTCTCCACCGCCTGCTACCTCGCCCGGATCTCCGGGGTGCGTTCGGCGATGCCGATGTTCGAGGCGTTGAAGCGCTGCCCCGATGCCACCGTGCTGCGGCCGGATATGGAAAAGTACGCCCGCGTCGGGCGCGAGGTTCGGGCGATGATGCTGGCGCTCACGCCGCTGGTCGAGCCCGTCTCCATCGACGAGGCGTTCCTCGACCTCTCCGGCACCGAACGCCTGCACGGGACGAGCCCGGCGGTGACGCTCGCCCGCTTCGCCGCACGGGTCGAGGCGGAGGTCGGCATCACCGTGTCGGTGGGTTTGTCCGCCAACAAGTTCCTGGCCAAGATCGCCTCGGACCTCGACAAGCCGCGCGGCTTCTCGATCATCGCGGGCGAGGATGCCGCGACCTTCCTTGCCGACAAGCCGGTGGGCATCCTGCCCGGCATCGGCGAGAGCGCGCGAAACCGCCTCGCCTCGCTCAACATCCACCGGGTCGGCGACATCGCGCGCGCCGACCCGGTGCGTCTCCAGGCATCCCTCGGGCGGGATGCACTGCGTCTCATCGATCTCGCCGCCGGCCGGGACCGGAGGCCGGTGCGCCCGACCCGCGAGGCCAAGAGCGTCTCGTCCGAGACGACCTTCTCGACCGATCTCACCCGATTCGAGGATCTGCGGCCGATCCTCTGGCAACTCTGCGAAAAGGTGTCGGCGCGGCTCAAGCGGGCGGAGCTCGCCGCCGGCAGCGTCACGCTGAAACTGAAGGACGCCCGCTTCCGGCTGCGCACCCGAACCCGCAGCGGCCTGAAACCCACGCAGCTCGCCGACCGGCTCTTCCGCGAGGGCGAGCCGATGCTGTGGGCCGCCTGCGACGGTACCGCCTTCCGTCTGATCGGCATCGGGGGCGGCGATCTCTGCGGTGCGATCCATGCCGACCGTGGCGACCTCGCCGACCAGGGCATCGAGCGCGTCGCCCGCCGCGAGGCGGCGCTCGACCGGCTGCGGGAAAAGTTCGGCAACGCCGCGATCCAGCGCGGCCTCGTCTTCACCGGCGAGCCGGAGCGGCGCCGAGGCTGA
- a CDS encoding cell envelope integrity EipB family protein, which yields MRLRLAPALFLLAAMPGSAMAAGPAAPVPNEAAIRLTNHRAVYDLSLARSEGTRAVEGVRGRIVIDFSGDACRGYTMQTRQVTMLNSGESGDRTSDLRSTTFENGDGKSFRFRTTTILNNAPSPAVDGTAEAAEALKVKLKEPKRDGFQAEGAVLFPIHHMIRLIEAAKAGETTVSAKVFDGSDDGRKVYDTLGIIGRPSAAPAADTQRDKPLREGDHGAMRRWPVTLSYFTPGGGERTPIYTLTFDLYEDGVSGRLHLDYGDFAIDGNLTRLDLAKADAKSGADCKK from the coding sequence ATGCGACTGCGCCTCGCGCCGGCCCTTTTCCTCCTTGCCGCGATGCCGGGAAGCGCGATGGCCGCGGGGCCGGCCGCGCCGGTTCCGAACGAGGCGGCGATCCGGTTGACCAATCACCGCGCGGTCTACGACCTGTCGCTGGCGCGCTCCGAGGGAACGCGGGCGGTCGAGGGCGTGCGCGGGCGCATCGTCATCGATTTCTCGGGTGACGCCTGCCGCGGCTACACCATGCAGACGCGCCAAGTGACGATGCTCAATTCCGGCGAGTCCGGCGACCGCACCTCGGACCTGCGCAGCACCACCTTCGAGAACGGCGACGGCAAGAGTTTCCGCTTCCGCACCACGACCATCCTCAACAATGCGCCCTCCCCGGCTGTCGATGGGACGGCGGAGGCGGCCGAGGCGCTCAAGGTGAAGCTCAAGGAGCCAAAGCGCGACGGGTTCCAGGCCGAGGGCGCCGTCCTGTTTCCGATCCACCACATGATCCGCCTGATCGAGGCGGCCAAGGCGGGCGAGACGACGGTCTCGGCCAAGGTGTTCGACGGCTCGGATGACGGGCGCAAGGTCTACGACACGTTGGGCATCATCGGCCGCCCGAGCGCCGCACCCGCCGCCGACACCCAGCGCGACAAGCCGCTGCGCGAGGGCGACCACGGCGCCATGCGGCGCTGGCCGGTCACGTTGAGCTACTTCACCCCCGGCGGGGGCGAGCGCACGCCGATCTACACCCTCACCTTCGACCTCTACGAGGACGGCGTCAGCGGGCGGCTCCACCTCGATTACGGAGATTTCGCGATCGACGGGAATCTGACGCGGCTCGATCTCGCCAAGGCCGACGCAAAATCCGGGGCGGACTGCAAGAAGTAG
- a CDS encoding GcrA family cell cycle regulator, producing the protein MTEAVPSWTDERVELLRRLWDDGLSASQIALQIGGVSRNAVIGKVHRLGLSGRVKPMGSSSQGRRRDELAAEVEMQAVVVEEPTLPEPPAIVAHRPAPDFPLPKKPAPEPVALAVSERVTIMDLRESMCRWPMGDPTSPDFRFCGGRAITGLPYCTQHAQIAYQPAAERKRDRRVAGFR; encoded by the coding sequence ATGACGGAAGCGGTCCCGAGCTGGACGGATGAGCGCGTGGAGCTGCTTCGTCGCCTATGGGACGACGGCTTGAGCGCCAGCCAGATCGCCCTCCAGATCGGCGGCGTCTCGCGCAACGCGGTCATCGGCAAGGTGCATCGCCTCGGACTCTCCGGCCGCGTCAAGCCGATGGGTTCGTCGTCTCAGGGTCGGCGCCGGGACGAGCTGGCCGCCGAGGTCGAGATGCAGGCCGTGGTGGTCGAGGAGCCGACGCTGCCGGAGCCGCCCGCGATCGTCGCGCACAGACCGGCACCGGACTTTCCGCTGCCGAAAAAGCCCGCCCCGGAGCCGGTGGCTCTGGCGGTCTCCGAGCGGGTCACCATCATGGACCTGCGCGAGTCGATGTGCCGCTGGCCGATGGGCGACCCGACCTCGCCGGACTTCCGCTTCTGCGGCGGCCGCGCGATCACGGGCCTGCCCTACTGCACCCAGCACGCGCAGATCGCCTATCAGCCGGCCGCCGAGCGTAAGCGCGACCGCCGCGTCGCCGGCTTCCGCTAA
- the phoB gene encoding phosphate regulon transcriptional regulator PhoB, whose amino-acid sequence MTSAHILIVEDEESLTTLLRYNLEAEGFQVDVAVRGDEADLRLHETTPDLVLLDWMVPGLSGIELCRRIRARRETERLPVIMLTARGEETDRVRGLSTGADDYVVKPFSVPELLARVRALLRRAKPTHVSDMLVAGDIELDRVSHRIRRQGREIHLGPTEFKLLEYLMQSPGRVFSREQLLDGVWGHDVYIDERTVDVHVGRLRKAINRPRQSDPIRTVRGSGYSFDEMFAGAE is encoded by the coding sequence ATGACGAGTGCGCACATTCTGATCGTCGAGGACGAGGAATCCCTGACGACCCTGCTGCGCTACAATCTCGAAGCGGAGGGTTTCCAAGTCGATGTCGCGGTCCGCGGCGACGAGGCCGACCTTCGCCTGCATGAGACGACGCCCGACCTCGTCCTCCTCGACTGGATGGTGCCGGGCCTCTCGGGGATCGAGCTGTGCCGGCGGATCCGTGCCCGCCGCGAAACGGAGCGCCTGCCGGTCATCATGCTGACCGCCCGCGGCGAGGAGACCGACCGGGTGCGCGGCCTCTCGACCGGCGCCGACGACTACGTCGTCAAGCCGTTCTCCGTGCCGGAACTGCTCGCCCGCGTCCGTGCGCTCCTGCGCCGTGCCAAGCCCACCCACGTCTCCGACATGCTCGTGGCCGGCGACATCGAGCTCGACCGCGTCAGCCACCGCATCCGCCGGCAGGGCCGCGAGATCCATCTCGGTCCGACCGAGTTCAAGCTGCTCGAATACCTGATGCAGAGCCCGGGCCGGGTCTTCTCGCGGGAGCAGCTGCTCGACGGCGTGTGGGGCCACGATGTCTACATCGACGAGCGCACGGTCGATGTTCATGTCGGCCGCCTGCGCAAGGCGATCAACCGCCCGCGCCAGAGCGACCCGATCCGCACCGTGCGCGGCTCCGGATACTCGTTCGACGAGATGTTCGCCGGAGCGGAGTGA
- the phoU gene encoding phosphate signaling complex protein PhoU — MADHIVSSYDTDLENLRRSIAEMGGVAEKMMTDATDALVRRDTTLAQAVIVADKRLDLLQREIEERSVLLIARRQPLAIDLRETISGIRVSGDLERIGDLAKNIAKRVVAISDQAQPQKIVLGVQHMSDLVQEQLKDVLDAYASRDVTAAHEVWERDSAIDALYNSLFRELLTYMMEDPRNISFCTHLLFCAKNVERIGDHTTNVAETIEYLVTGETPTAERPKNDASNYATITPGA, encoded by the coding sequence ATGGCCGACCATATCGTCTCCTCCTACGACACCGACCTCGAGAACCTGCGCCGCTCGATCGCCGAGATGGGCGGCGTGGCCGAGAAGATGATGACGGATGCCACCGACGCGCTGGTGCGCCGGGATACCACCCTCGCCCAGGCGGTGATCGTCGCCGACAAGCGCCTCGACCTGCTGCAGCGGGAGATCGAGGAGCGCTCGGTTCTCCTCATCGCCCGGCGCCAGCCGCTGGCCATCGACCTGCGCGAGACGATCTCCGGTATCCGCGTCTCGGGCGACCTCGAGCGGATCGGCGATCTGGCCAAGAACATCGCCAAGCGCGTCGTGGCGATCAGCGATCAGGCCCAGCCGCAGAAGATCGTGCTCGGCGTCCAGCACATGAGCGACCTCGTGCAGGAGCAGCTCAAGGACGTGCTCGATGCCTATGCCAGCCGCGACGTGACCGCTGCCCACGAGGTTTGGGAGCGGGACAGCGCCATCGACGCGCTCTACAATTCGCTGTTCCGGGAACTCCTGACCTACATGATGGAGGATCCGCGCAACATCTCGTTCTGTACGCACCTATTGTTCTGCGCCAAGAACGTCGAGCGGATCGGCGATCACACCACCAACGTCGCCGAAACCATTGAATACCTCGTCACCGGTGAGACGCCGACGGCCGAGCGGCCCAAGAACGACGCTTCGAACTACGCGACGATTACGCCGGGCGCCTAA
- the pstB gene encoding phosphate ABC transporter ATP-binding protein PstB → MSASPAIRSQFEGRSPADVKAPVRIACKDLNFYYGSFHGLKDINLDFRDRQVTALIGPSGCGKSTLLRTFNRIYSLYPEQRAEGEILLDGQNVLDPKIDLNELRSRVGMVFQKPTPFPMSIYDNVAFGLRLYEKLPKAELDVRVEESLRKAALWDEVKDKLKQSGTGLSGGQQQRLCIARTVAQRPEVILFDEPTSALDPISTGRIEELIEQLRTEFTIVIVTHNMQQAARISQFTAFMYLGELIEFDATTKIFMNPAKRQTQDYITGRFG, encoded by the coding sequence CGAAGCCCGGCCGACGTCAAGGCGCCGGTGCGCATCGCCTGCAAGGACCTCAACTTCTACTATGGCAGCTTCCACGGCCTGAAGGACATCAACCTTGATTTCCGCGACCGGCAGGTGACGGCGCTGATTGGCCCCTCGGGCTGCGGAAAGTCCACGCTGCTGCGCACCTTCAACCGCATCTACAGCCTCTATCCGGAGCAGCGCGCGGAAGGTGAGATCCTGCTGGATGGCCAGAACGTTCTGGACCCGAAGATCGACCTGAACGAACTGCGCTCGCGAGTCGGCATGGTGTTTCAGAAGCCGACCCCCTTCCCGATGTCGATCTACGACAACGTCGCCTTCGGCCTGCGCCTCTACGAGAAGCTTCCTAAGGCCGAGCTCGACGTGCGCGTAGAGGAATCCCTGCGCAAGGCCGCGTTGTGGGACGAGGTCAAGGACAAGCTCAAGCAGTCCGGCACCGGCCTCTCCGGCGGTCAGCAGCAGCGCCTCTGCATCGCCCGCACCGTGGCGCAGCGCCCCGAGGTGATCCTGTTCGACGAGCCGACCTCGGCGCTCGACCCGATCTCCACCGGCCGCATCGAGGAGCTGATCGAGCAGTTGCGGACCGAGTTCACGATCGTCATCGTGACCCACAACATGCAGCAGGCCGCCCGCATCTCGCAGTTCACGGCGTTCATGTATCTCGGCGAGCTGATCGAGTTCGACGCGACCACGAAGATCTTCATGAACCCGGCCAAGCGGCAGACCCAGGACTACATCACCGGCCGCTTCGGCTGA